The Chiloscyllium plagiosum isolate BGI_BamShark_2017 unplaced genomic scaffold, ASM401019v2 scaf_40139, whole genome shotgun sequence genome window below encodes:
- the LOC122545748 gene encoding zinc finger protein 16-like gives MEKPWKCGDCGKGFRSPSVLEIHRRVHTGERPFSCSVCGKGFTRLSILLTHQRFHTGERPFACSECGKEFAQSSHLLSHQRLHNGERPFACSECGKDFSDSSSLLKHRRVHTGERPFTCSVCGKGFTQSSNLFSHRRVHTGERPFSCSVCGKSFTQSSNLLTHQRVHTGERPFTCSVCGKGFPHSSTLLRHQQVHTGEGAFTCLVCGKGFPHSSGLQIHQRVHTGERPFTCPECGKGFSDSSNLLSHRRLHSGERSFICSVCGKGFTRLTNLRTHHRVHTGERPFTCAVCGRGFAQSQHLLRHQRGHK, from the coding sequence atggagaaaccgtggaagtgtgggGATTGCGGGAAAGGATTCCGCTCCCCGTCTGTGCTGGAGATCCACCgccgtgtccacaccggggagaggccgttcagctGCTCggtgtgcgggaagggcttcacccgGCTGTCCatcctgctgacccaccagcgtttccacacgggggagaggccgttcGCCTGCTCCGAGTGCGGGAAGGAGTTCGCTCAGTCGTCCCACCTGCTGTCCCACCAGCGGCTCCACAACGGAGAGAGGCCGTTCGCCTGCTCTGAGTGCGGGAAGGACTTCAGCGACTCGTCCAGCCTGCTCaagcaccggcgggtccacaccggggagcggccgttcacctgctccgtCTGCGGCAAGGGCTTCACCCAGTCGTCCAACCTGTTCTcgcaccggcgggtccacaccggcGAGCGGCCGTTCAGCTGCTCGGTGTGCGGCAAGAGCTTCACCCAGTCTtccaacctgctgacccaccagcgggtccacaccggcgaGCGGCCCTTCACCTGCTCGGTGTGCGGCAAGGGCTTCCCTCACTCGTCCACCCTGCTGCggcaccagcaggtccacaccgGCGAGGGGGCCTTCACTTGCCTGGTCTGCGGGAAGGGCTTCCCCCACTCGTCCGGCCTCCAGatccaccagcgggtccacaccggggagcggCCGTTCACCTGCCCCGAGTGCGGCAAGGGCTTCAGCGACTCCTCCAACCTGCTGTCTCACCGGCGGCTTCACAGCGGCGAGCGCTCGTTCATCTGCTCGGTGTGCGGCAAGGGCTTCACCCGGCTGACCAACCTGCGGACGCACCaccgggtccacaccggggagaggccgttcacctgcgcCGTCTGCGGCAGGGGCTTCGCTCAGTCCCAGCACCTGCTGCGGCACCAGCGGGGGCACAAGTGA